A portion of the Paenibacillus hamazuiensis genome contains these proteins:
- the ftsH gene encoding ATP-dependent zinc metalloprotease FtsH yields MNEFKPPKKSTFYYYGITLLLILLINSFVMPLIYNYSVKEVDYGTFLHMVKDGQVKQVEIQDNAIVFTPVDTTGAKMYKTGAVEDPKLVDRLYEANVAFTRVIPREMSPILNFILSWILPFLIFLLIGQWLMKKMANRMPGGGNPFSFGKSNAKVYVEAETGITFADVAGQEEAKEALKEIVDFLHNPKRYAEIGAKIPKGALLVGPPGTGKTLLAKAVAGESKVPFFSISGSEFVEMFVGMGAARVRDLFKQAQEKAPCIVFIDEIDAIGKSRNSGIAGGNDEREQTLNQLLTEMDGFDADKGVVILAATNRPETLDKALLRPGRFDRRVPVELPDLAGREAILKVHAKKVKLADDIDFHVIARATPGASGADLANIVNEAALRAVKLGRSKVTQNDLEECVEVVIAGYQRKHVLISMKDKLTIAYHEVGHALVAAMQSHSAPVHKITIIPRTSGALGYTMQVDEQETILMSKEQALDKITTFMGGRAAEEIIFNRITSGASNDIEQATKIARSMVTRFGMSDTFDMMALETVNNPYLGGDTSLLVSAETASRIDDEVLSIIKTCHQTAIRILEENKEKLHEITKYLMEKETISGEEFMAVLKRES; encoded by the coding sequence ATGAACGAATTCAAACCGCCTAAAAAGTCCACTTTTTATTACTACGGGATCACCTTGCTTTTGATTTTGCTGATTAACTCCTTCGTAATGCCGCTTATTTACAATTATTCCGTGAAGGAAGTCGATTACGGGACGTTTCTGCACATGGTGAAGGATGGTCAGGTCAAGCAGGTGGAGATCCAGGATAACGCGATCGTCTTTACTCCGGTCGATACGACGGGGGCCAAGATGTATAAAACGGGTGCCGTCGAGGATCCGAAGCTGGTCGACCGGCTGTATGAGGCGAACGTTGCTTTTACCCGAGTTATCCCCAGAGAAATGTCGCCGATTCTAAACTTTATACTGAGCTGGATTCTCCCGTTTCTCATCTTTCTTTTAATAGGTCAGTGGCTGATGAAGAAGATGGCGAATCGGATGCCGGGAGGAGGCAATCCGTTTTCCTTTGGAAAAAGCAATGCCAAGGTGTACGTAGAAGCGGAAACCGGCATTACATTTGCCGATGTGGCCGGCCAGGAAGAGGCGAAGGAGGCGTTGAAGGAAATCGTCGATTTCCTGCATAACCCAAAGCGGTATGCGGAGATCGGTGCGAAAATTCCCAAAGGCGCTTTGCTGGTGGGCCCGCCGGGAACAGGAAAGACGCTGCTGGCCAAAGCGGTGGCCGGAGAATCGAAGGTGCCTTTTTTCTCCATATCGGGCTCCGAGTTTGTGGAAATGTTTGTCGGCATGGGGGCAGCCCGGGTGAGGGATTTATTTAAGCAAGCGCAGGAAAAAGCTCCGTGCATCGTTTTTATCGATGAAATCGATGCGATCGGGAAAAGCCGCAACTCCGGCATCGCAGGCGGCAACGACGAGAGAGAGCAAACCTTGAACCAGCTTTTGACGGAAATGGACGGTTTCGATGCGGACAAAGGCGTGGTGATCCTGGCGGCGACAAACCGTCCGGAGACGCTGGACAAGGCGCTTCTCAGGCCGGGGCGGTTCGATCGCAGAGTGCCGGTGGAGCTGCCCGATTTGGCCGGACGGGAAGCGATCCTCAAGGTGCATGCCAAAAAAGTGAAGCTTGCGGACGACATCGATTTTCATGTGATCGCCAGGGCCACACCCGGAGCGTCCGGGGCCGATCTGGCCAACATCGTCAACGAAGCTGCGTTGCGTGCCGTCAAACTTGGCCGCAGCAAAGTTACGCAAAACGATTTGGAAGAATGCGTGGAAGTCGTCATCGCCGGCTACCAGCGGAAACATGTGCTCATCTCGATGAAGGACAAGCTGACCATCGCTTATCATGAGGTGGGGCATGCATTGGTAGCGGCAATGCAAAGCCATTCCGCTCCCGTGCACAAGATCACGATCATTCCGCGAACTTCCGGCGCACTCGGATACACGATGCAGGTCGACGAGCAGGAAACCATCCTGATGTCCAAGGAGCAGGCGCTGGACAAAATTACAACCTTCATGGGCGGGCGCGCCGCGGAAGAAATCATTTTCAATCGAATCACATCGGGCGCCTCCAACGACATCGAGCAGGCCACGAAAATCGCCAGATCGATGGTCACCCGGTTCGGCATGAGCGATACGTTTGATATGATGGCGCTGGAGACGGTAAATAATCCCTACCTCGGTGGAGACACCTCGCTGCTCGTTTCCGCGGAAACAGCGTCCAGAATCGACGACGAGGTGCTGAGCATCATCAAAACCTGCCATCAGACCGCAATACGAATTTTGGAAGAGAACAAAGAAAAGTTGCATGAAATCACAAAGTATTTGATGGAAAAGGAGACCATCTCGGGCGAGGAATTTATGGCTGTTTTAAAACGCGAGAGCTAA
- a CDS encoding TetR/AcrR family transcriptional regulator, which yields MDKKSSRIDPRILRTRQLLRDSFVELLQEMEIEKISVNRLAERATINRVTFYLHYQDIPDMLEKMADEMVEEISAILKKTPANPNGAEEEEQAMLVSLLEHIAEHAQFYKVILALKRVPVFTDRLLKLLTELITEKIERLEDGTYLTTTGIQKDIAIWYGSSALIGTIVAWLRNDMPYTPLYLAKQFHLLRSSMRQPR from the coding sequence ATGGATAAAAAATCTTCCCGTATAGATCCCCGTATTCTCCGTACACGGCAATTGCTTAGGGATTCCTTTGTCGAATTGCTTCAGGAAATGGAAATCGAGAAAATATCGGTAAACCGCCTTGCCGAGCGGGCCACCATCAATCGTGTTACCTTTTATCTTCACTATCAGGACATTCCGGATATGCTGGAAAAAATGGCTGACGAAATGGTAGAGGAGATTAGCGCGATTTTGAAAAAAACGCCGGCAAATCCGAATGGTGCGGAAGAAGAAGAGCAGGCGATGCTGGTCAGTCTGCTCGAGCATATTGCCGAACATGCCCAATTTTACAAAGTTATTTTGGCCTTGAAGCGGGTTCCTGTGTTTACGGACCGGCTGTTAAAGCTGCTGACGGAATTGATTACGGAAAAAATCGAGAGATTGGAGGACGGCACTTACCTTACGACAACCGGTATTCAAAAGGATATCGCCATATGGTACGGTTCATCGGCCTTGATCGGAACGATCGTGGCTTGGCTGCGTAACGACATGCCGTATACCCCGCTCTACTTGGCCAAACAATTTCATCTGCTGCGGTCGTCCATGCGGCAGCCGCGTTAG